From the Eschrichtius robustus isolate mEscRob2 chromosome 3, mEscRob2.pri, whole genome shotgun sequence genome, the window CTTCGTCGTCAGTGTCCTGGGCTCTGAGTACTTCATAGCTGGCTGTCACTACTGGGAGGTGTCTGTGGCAGACAAGACCAAATGGGCCCTGGGGGTGTGTAGTGAGTCAGTGAGCAGGAAGGGGAAGGTCACCGCCTCGCCCGCCAATGGACACTGGCTCCTGCGACAGAACCGCGGGAATGAGTACGAGGCCCTCACATCCCCGCAGACCTCCTTCCGCCTGAAAGAGCCCCCGCGGTGTGTGGGGATTTTTCTGGACTATGAAGCAGGAGTCATTTCCTTCTACAACGTGACCGACCAGTCCCACATCTTTACTTTCACCCACAGTTTCTCTGGCCCCCTTCGCCCTTTCTTTGAACCTTGCCTTCATGATGGAGGGAAAAACATGGCACCTCTAATCATCAGTTCTGAACTCCAAAAACCGGAAGAATCAACTGTCCCCAAGCCAGAAGAAAAAGGCCTTGCTAATGGAGATGTGGCCCTGCAGGTGGACCCTTTTCTGCTCCCCGCTCAGGCACCAGAGCTCCTCCCACTCAGAGATATGATCCTGTCCTGGCCCTCTGACATTGGCCCAGCCCTTCAGGGGCTCAAGGTTCCTTCTTTTTAGGGATGAGCCTCATCTTCTGCTCCCCGGACCCTCCAGCCCAGTGCCCTGGATTTCAGTCTCTTGGCCTAACCACCTGATTCTGGACCGTCTCTCGTCCTTTCCCCCAACCCAGGCCCTTTTGTGGTTTCTCTTGTACCAACTTTCTCCCAGGGCTCAGTTCTTAAACCATGTCTTCCTTCTGGGACTTGAAGTTTGCATTGCTCTGGAAGAATTCTTGAAAACCaaatgatgggaattccctggcggtccaatggttaggagtccgtgctttcactgctgagggcccaggttcaatccctggttggggaactaagatcccgcaagctgtgtggtgtaagcaaaaaaaaaaaaaaaaaaaaaaaaaaacgggaagAAAACCAAATGAACAATCAGATTAGGTTTAGGTGGTGGTGTTGCATGTGTGTCACTGAGATACAGGGGCTCTTTACTCGAGGGGCTGTTTAAAAGTACTTCATCCTGCCTCATCCCGTACTCAGGCTTGTAGTCATGAAGTTATGATGACCAGTACTGACTTCTTACTTATCCCGTCAAGAactgcttttctccttttctctgttcAGGCCTCTAGCCCCCATAGccagctttttaaaagtaaacatgTTTTGGATCACacactcttccttctttcttctagaATATAGGGCAGAAGCccagaggaattaaaaaaaaaaaaaagccacccttttctatttccttgatGCTGTTTACAGCATAGTTTGGTGACATTCAGTGCTAATGTACATGTTTTCAAAGCTAACTTGGTGATAACCAGGTATGGGGACTTTAAACGTGGTAGCCGTAATCCTGAAAAACCTCAGGAGCGCAATCAGGAAGCTGGGAGGTATGGCTTCAAACAGAGCAGCTCAGCTGTGTGTGGCCTTGAAAAGGCAGCAGTGGGTTAGGCCATCTGTTGCACTGGCCTTTTTGAAACCCCTCTGGGATTCAGAGAGGCCCAGCTAGAAAAAGTGGCAGTTTTAACCACCAGTGTAGAAGCTTTTGTTCTATAAGACCATAATATTGGAAAACTTGACTATTTGTGAAGCAAACAGCCTCTTAGATCTGAGAGTACTGATCTCACATAGGAAGTTGGTAGACCAGGTGTGAGGATAAAATAATGAACTTGCTTTTTTGGTGTGGGTTTCAGAAAGAAACCTAATCACTCTCAAGTCACACCACATATGTGATCTGACCTCTTTGTGGTGATGTAAGCTATCAGTTTGCAGATGGGTACACAGTTCTGCCCAACAGAAAGTGGATCTATCTGGCTGTCAGAAGTTCTCTTAGTGTgcctgtattagggttctccagagaaacagaatatatattttatatgtgtgtatacagacacacacacacacatacacacacatacacacacacacacacactcacacagcaggaagaatatatatatttatttattataaggaatttgcTCACAccattatggaggctggcaagtcccaagatctgcagggtTAGTCAGCAAGTTGGAGGCCCAGGTGAGCCAATGGTTTAGTTCCCATCCAAGTCTGAAGGCCCAAGACCCAGGAGATCCCATGGTGTAATTCCAGTTTAAAGGCTGACAGGCTTAAGACCCAGGAAAAACCAATATTTCAGTTTGAGTCTAAAGTAGGAAAAAGGTTGATGACTCAGTCTGAAGGCTGTCAGGCAGGAAGAATTCTTTCTTACTTGGGGGGTGGTCAGCTATTTGGTTCCATTagtccttcaactgattggatcaggcccacccacattagggagagcAATTTGCTTTATTCAATCTaccgatttaaatgttaatctcatctaaaaaccCCTAAAGAAAtactcagaataatgtttgaccaaatatctgggcaccctatGGCCcagtaaaattaactatcacagctcctgaatggaattttttgtttgcttttgtacaGTCCTTAAATAAAAGTTTGTTATTCATTGTTTGGCATGCTCTTATTTTCATCGTGAATGAGAAGTTGTGGGGAAAGGCTTTGGGCTGGTAAGAGAAGAGCACGTTATGGGATTGGTTTTGAACAGCCTTGATTCAACCCATGCAAGCTTTAACTACAGTTAAAAATAAAGCCACAGTTTTATTTCTGCGTCTGCCTTCTCCGTATTTCATTTATATCAGTTTATAAAGTAATAGCGTGTATGGGGTATTTACATTTCACTCATCCATATTAAATTTCAAACATACTTTTGTGAATATCCCAGTCTTAAAACTAATTCACATTATTCACATTGGCTGCACCCAAGGAAACTTACCAGCAGGAAAGAGAACTGACATTTATGGAGACAGAAGCATTACATATGttaactctttttcttcttcttcttctttttttttttttggctgcagtgcACTGCATTGCAggccagaccagggttcgaacccatgcaTCCTGCAGttgaagcgtggagtcttaaccactggaccagcagggaagtcctgactcatttaatccttacaataaggAAATAATGCTCTAAATGGCTAGGTAGTAGAACTGGGAGCATAAATCTAGTGTATCTAGCTCTGAAGACAATACCGTTTTCTCTTTGCAGTGAAATACCTCGAAGATATGAGAGGCGTGTAGAATTTTAGCATACATATTtgattagacttttttttttaaagttaaacctgaaaaaaaaatcctaatcctGGATATGCCTTAGTGGTCTTGTTGTGTCTGAACTGATGAACAACAGTCAGGTTTAATTAAATAGCACTCAGAAGAAACCCTGCGCAGGGGCTTTGGGAAACCGGAGGTGGTTCCTTGGACAGAGAACGTTTAGCTTCTCTGACAAATGTATTGGATTAGTTGATCTTTGAACTCCCTTccagggggagggacaaattaggagtatgggattaacagatacaaactagtatccaaaaaatagataagcaacagggatTTACTGTATCATACAGGGAATTATacacaatatcttgtaataacctatataatggaatataatctgcaaacaaCTAccccaaatcactatgctgtacacctgaaactaacccaatattgtaaatcaactatacatcaatataaataaatagactcCCTTCCAGTTCCACAATCCTTTGGCTTTAAATTATAAACCTCCAGTGAGGCGCGGGACTCTGGCTTCGCGGGATGTCTACAGGACCATTAAGGGTCGCCAACTCAGAGTAAAGAAGCAGCTCTGAATTCATAACCCCTTGGAGGTCATGTGGGTTAGCTCTACATATTCTACAACTTCCCAGACCGGTGGCCCTGCACGTTGGGCTTTTAACGCCAGAGCGCAGAAGGAAATCCGACGACCTTAGAGGGAATCCAGTCTCCACCACTAAATTCTAAACTCGAATTTCTTCTCTGCGGCTACCATCTTCCACAGGACTACAACTCCCAGCAGGCCACGCCCGAGGCCAAAGCTTACTGGCGGCCCTGCCCGGGTTTCTTGCCTTGTGGCAGCCAGTATAGCCAATAGCAAGGAAGGGCAACCCTCAGGAACCAGTCCTGGAGAGGCAGGGCGGATCCTATCAGGGTTCCGGTTCCGACTCCTTCCCCCGGCCCTCCGAGGCGGTGCTGTCCCTGACCGTACGGCTGGAGCTAGGTTGGTCGGCGTCGGGCCCGGGGTGGCGGTTCGGGGGAGGCGCGCATGGCGTCGCGGGGGACTCTAAACGTGGCCCCTTCCCTCTCACCGGGCAGCTGGGGCTGTGGCTTTGCTCCCCGGACCCAGTGGGGAGCAAACGGGGCCCTGTGGTCCCTCCGCCCTAACTCCTGACCCGTTCCCCCGGCCTGCACGACCAGGCTGCTGGCCCCAAGCCCCTACCTTCCCGCCCTTCTGTTGGCCTTTGAGTAGTCCAGCCCCGCTTCCACTGACCATACCTTTGGGGTCAGCTTCTCCTTTTCTCCCACCGCTCCGGCCCCAAGCCCGCCGGCAAGTCTGAACCCAGCTCCTGTGCTCTAGAACGCTCGTGCCCTCAGACTCAGACTCCGCCCCGCTGCACACGACCCAGCCTCTTGGGCCGGGTCCCCTGACCAGTTTCCTCGGACCCTCTGACTCTTTTGGTCCTCTATCTCTCACCCCTTATCCACCTCCCCTGTACAATTCCCAGTTCTTTAACACAGTTTCCCTGATCTTTCCAagctcctctctccccttcctcctctccagcTCTCGACTTGATCCTAATGACCCCGAACTTCGGCCCTTCAGACCGCTTTCCAGCTTGGCCTCTTTCCTCTAACCCAGGCGTTTGGCCTTCAGCATCTGTGATCAACAACCCCACCTTCTTGGCGCTAACTTCTTAGACCTGGCTCCTTTTCCACTGCCTCAGTCCCTTCCACCTTTGGTTCTCCCTGTACCTCTGAGCCTCCTGGGAAGACAAGCCCCATGGGCCCCTTTCTCCTCTGAAATCTCTGAAATGTAATATGTAAGAGCCTCTTTACTTTACCTGCCACTGTCTTCTCAGTAGATGGTGGGCTCCCCATCTCGGTAAGTCCCAATGTTGCTCACCCATCCTGCAAGTCCTAGCTCAAAGACCACCTTTTCCGTCAGGCTGCTCATCCCTGATCTCTTCGGGGAGATATGCCTGTGTCATCAGAACTACCGTGGCcctgtttcttctttccttccttccttccctctttctctcctcttcctccgatACTGGTGTAGTGCTTAAAAGCACTGGCTTTGGAGTGATGGGCTTGGCTCCCAGTTCTGCCCCTCActtgctgtgtgcccttgggcagaTTACAATTTCCCTACTTCCACTGGAACTTAACCTTCTACACTGTATGA encodes:
- the ERMAP gene encoding erythroid membrane-associated protein; amino-acid sequence: MKMASSSGSWLSRCFITLIFLQLPLHVSAPSPGRFSSSAVALAVILPVLGIFILVGIYIIWKQRRSKERLLYEHAMEVENLLSDHAKEKGRLYKALKKLRRELKLKRAAANSGWRRARLHFVTVTLDPDTAHPKLILSEDRRCVKLGDTRQPVPNNPQRFDFVVSVLGSEYFIAGCHYWEVSVADKTKWALGVCSESVSRKGKVTASPANGHWLLRQNRGNEYEALTSPQTSFRLKEPPRCVGIFLDYEAGVISFYNVTDQSHIFTFTHSFSGPLRPFFEPCLHDGGKNMAPLIISSELQKPEESTVPKPEEKGLANGDVALQVDPFLLPAQAPELLPLRDMILSWPSDIGPALQGLKVPSF